A stretch of the Actinomyces faecalis genome encodes the following:
- a CDS encoding PD-(D/E)XK nuclease family protein yields MSTTVAQQAAAMGLHGPSDSFERDGRSRPRVSAPRLGEGGRPLLGEGLDRSVTYTRCTTFVSALSDSHALMLRGQRLIVAGLASEPSLLDEVTTTDATSDDGKRVLDSVADRAMGAVGGNDRRELGTAVHAACQAWEEGKDPGPLLPEGMESTLAAYQDAITSARLRVVTVEQAAVQDSLQVAGTMDAVYTTPGGTSVVADIKTGNVEIDPGKIAMQMAVYAHSVWWDRHTRLRSAPTVPIDQERALLIHLPAGEGTCTLYWVDIARGWEAVELAWKVRRHRRLKATDWFTPYTGGTAAALAAGTTGEASAALLNAISHAPTIQALEGLWAAHQGTWQPVHTDAARARKTTLTHTA; encoded by the coding sequence ATGAGCACCACCGTCGCGCAGCAGGCCGCAGCCATGGGACTGCACGGCCCCTCGGACTCCTTCGAGCGGGACGGGCGCAGCCGCCCGCGCGTGAGCGCTCCACGACTCGGCGAGGGCGGGCGGCCGCTCCTGGGGGAGGGCCTGGACCGCTCGGTCACGTACACGCGCTGCACCACGTTCGTGTCCGCCCTGTCCGACTCCCACGCCCTCATGCTGCGAGGTCAGCGGCTCATCGTCGCCGGGCTGGCCTCCGAGCCGAGCCTGCTGGACGAGGTCACCACCACTGACGCGACCAGCGACGACGGCAAGCGTGTCCTGGACTCGGTCGCGGACCGGGCCATGGGCGCGGTAGGAGGCAACGACAGGCGTGAGCTCGGCACCGCCGTCCACGCCGCCTGCCAGGCCTGGGAGGAGGGTAAGGACCCTGGCCCGCTCCTGCCGGAGGGCATGGAGTCGACGCTGGCCGCCTACCAGGACGCGATCACCTCCGCCCGGCTGAGGGTGGTGACCGTCGAGCAGGCGGCCGTCCAGGACTCCCTGCAGGTGGCCGGGACGATGGACGCCGTCTACACCACGCCAGGCGGCACCAGCGTCGTGGCGGACATCAAGACCGGCAACGTCGAGATCGACCCCGGAAAGATCGCCATGCAGATGGCCGTGTACGCCCACTCGGTGTGGTGGGACCGGCACACCAGGCTGCGGTCCGCGCCCACCGTGCCGATCGACCAGGAGCGGGCGCTGCTCATCCACCTGCCAGCCGGTGAGGGTACCTGCACCCTGTACTGGGTGGACATCGCCCGCGGCTGGGAGGCCGTCGAGCTCGCCTGGAAGGTGCGACGCCACCGCCGCCTCAAGGCCACCGACTGGTTCACCCCCTACACCGGCGGCACCGCCGCCGCGCTGGCCGCCGGCACCACCGGGGAGGCGTCAGCGGCCCTCCTGAACGCCATCAGCCACGCCCCCACCATCCAGGCCCTGGAGGGCCTGTGGGCGGCCCACCAGGGCACCTGGCAGCCGGTGCACACCGACGCCGCCAGGGCACGAAAGACCACCCTCACGCACACCGCGTGA
- a CDS encoding helix-turn-helix domain-containing protein, giving the protein MDLAAEIRAEMARQEISGKDLARRIGMGRSTLNRKTGGESQITVPDLERIGAGLSVEPWELMRRASEAAAHRHDQMKAAA; this is encoded by the coding sequence ATGGACCTAGCCGCCGAGATCCGAGCCGAGATGGCTCGTCAAGAGATCAGCGGGAAAGACCTCGCGCGCCGTATCGGCATGGGGCGATCCACCTTGAACCGCAAGACGGGCGGGGAATCACAAATCACCGTCCCTGACCTGGAGCGAATTGGCGCCGGTCTCTCCGTTGAGCCGTGGGAGCTGATGCGTCGCGCCTCGGAAGCCGCTGCCCACCGACATGACCAGATGAAAGCGGCGGCGTGA
- a CDS encoding bifunctional DNA primase/polymerase: MSFLARPLTGTERAYLDAALADDQAEAARLLAVLDAQDADDDRRLRAPGALGAAALWYAEVLGWPVLPLVPGEKRPATPHGLKDATSSPAQVRAWWKASPASNIGLPTGTHFNVIDIDTPAAITTAAGNGLDLPDWDTPGALLATVRTPRGWHLYVPADGTGNAVAVVPGVDYRGEGGYVVAPPSIVDGRRYAWDAAPEIAHEAA, from the coding sequence ATGTCTTTTCTTGCCAGACCCCTCACCGGCACCGAGCGCGCCTACCTGGACGCCGCCCTCGCGGACGACCAGGCCGAGGCCGCACGCCTCCTCGCCGTCCTGGACGCCCAGGACGCTGACGACGACCGCAGGCTGCGCGCACCCGGCGCGCTCGGAGCGGCGGCACTGTGGTACGCCGAGGTCCTCGGCTGGCCGGTCCTCCCCCTCGTCCCCGGGGAGAAGCGTCCCGCCACCCCGCACGGCCTCAAGGACGCCACCAGCTCCCCCGCCCAGGTGCGCGCCTGGTGGAAGGCCAGCCCCGCCTCCAACATCGGGCTGCCCACCGGCACCCACTTCAACGTCATCGACATCGACACCCCAGCCGCCATCACCACGGCAGCAGGCAACGGCCTCGACCTGCCCGACTGGGACACCCCCGGCGCCCTGCTCGCCACCGTCCGCACACCCCGAGGCTGGCACCTGTACGTACCAGCAGACGGGACCGGCAACGCCGTCGCCGTCGTGCCAGGGGTGGACTACCGCGGCGAAGGCGGCTACGTCGTCGCACCCCCGTCCATCGTCGACGGGCGCCGCTACGCCTGGGACGCCGCCCCCGAGATCGCCCACGAGGCGGCCTGA
- a CDS encoding helix-turn-helix domain-containing protein, whose amino-acid sequence MNVVEQTLTTVQVAQVLSCSRQRVESLCRSGVLAAVQMEPGGPYRIRPQALAEYVAAQEAAVAARAAQRAAVAERDLSAARVRDMVATGQVEAPRRVSSSPHRRRRLYRRPA is encoded by the coding sequence ATGAACGTCGTGGAGCAGACGCTCACGACCGTGCAGGTCGCCCAGGTCCTGTCCTGCTCACGGCAGCGGGTGGAGTCCCTGTGCCGGTCCGGCGTGCTGGCGGCGGTGCAGATGGAGCCCGGCGGCCCCTACCGCATCCGCCCGCAGGCGCTGGCGGAGTACGTGGCGGCCCAGGAGGCTGCCGTGGCCGCGAGGGCCGCGCAGCGTGCTGCCGTGGCTGAGCGTGACCTGTCGGCTGCGCGTGTGCGCGACATGGTCGCCACCGGTCAGGTGGAGGCCCCCAGGCGCGTCAGCTCCTCGCCGCACCGCCGCAGGCGCCTGTACAGGAGGCCCGCATGA
- a CDS encoding WhiB family transcriptional regulator — MSEDLTAAVVAPACAVSGLDPDAWFDLTDLHPQAVRVCRSCPLRRACLEQAARAEAGLGHTHRFGVWGGLTPLQRYRRDPWVRRGASDASRRQVEAMRAAGMRWEQVSEATGVSLVTLRKLRGGGRVSAATAARISQAYARTVTP, encoded by the coding sequence ATGAGTGAGGACCTGACCGCGGCCGTCGTGGCGCCGGCCTGCGCCGTCTCCGGCCTGGACCCGGACGCCTGGTTCGACCTGACCGACCTGCACCCCCAGGCGGTGCGCGTGTGCCGCTCCTGCCCGCTGCGCCGCGCGTGCCTGGAGCAGGCCGCCCGCGCCGAGGCGGGCCTGGGCCACACCCACCGGTTCGGTGTCTGGGGCGGGCTGACCCCGCTCCAGAGGTACAGGCGGGACCCCTGGGTGAGGCGCGGAGCGTCGGACGCCTCCCGCAGGCAGGTCGAGGCGATGCGCGCCGCCGGGATGAGGTGGGAGCAGGTGTCGGAGGCGACCGGGGTGAGCCTGGTGACGCTGCGGAAGCTCAGGGGCGGTGGGCGGGTCAGTGCCGCCACGGCGGCCAGGATCAGCCAGGCCTACGCAAGGACGGTGACCCCGTGA
- a CDS encoding DUF7432 family protein, with the protein MSRPETITDLPVKDRIAPVVTIHATDVAALDGEALRSLSDVRAMLDSTCWLKPWPGEDGGTVFRRLMTPAEERDVLSDAQDRWDWRQGWYERAAAGEVVDGWIRYFVDRHARAEGLDPIDWDALDAAEAAEGGEVR; encoded by the coding sequence ATGAGCCGACCCGAAACCATCACCGACCTGCCCGTCAAGGACCGCATCGCGCCGGTCGTCACGATCCACGCCACGGACGTCGCCGCGCTCGACGGCGAGGCGCTGCGCTCCCTGTCCGACGTCAGGGCGATGCTCGACTCCACCTGCTGGCTCAAGCCCTGGCCCGGCGAGGACGGTGGCACGGTCTTCAGGCGCCTGATGACCCCCGCTGAGGAGAGGGACGTCCTGTCCGATGCGCAGGACCGCTGGGACTGGCGCCAGGGCTGGTACGAGCGCGCCGCCGCCGGCGAGGTCGTGGATGGCTGGATCCGCTACTTCGTGGACCGTCACGCCCGGGCCGAGGGGCTGGACCCGATCGACTGGGACGCCCTGGACGCCGCCGAGGCCGCTGAGGGCGGTGAGGTGCGGTGA
- a CDS encoding phage antirepressor N-terminal domain-containing protein, with protein MSEVTRVPFHGTEIVTNDDGTQIALKPVCEAIGLDAYAQQKRLKRQPWATTSIMDAVASDGKSREMLTVDRRTFTMWLATIDTSRVKDQEARALVVAYQTEAADALDRYFHDGGAISPRATEHQVKALIHQAQMQMELCQAAKGLIDADHLQAKARIILARGMGEAPQIDPQSRPLYTQDFLRSKNLSRSKLRSVVGNFGKAVKAAYVAENGVEPNDYMLEVGNGQVRPAKAYTEADRPLMERVWTEKFAAKLGGAR; from the coding sequence ATGAGCGAGGTTACCAGGGTCCCGTTCCACGGGACCGAGATCGTCACCAACGACGACGGCACCCAGATCGCGTTGAAGCCGGTGTGCGAGGCGATCGGCCTCGATGCCTACGCCCAGCAGAAGCGACTCAAACGTCAGCCATGGGCAACCACGTCCATCATGGACGCAGTTGCATCCGACGGCAAGAGCCGTGAAATGCTGACCGTCGACCGTCGTACCTTCACCATGTGGCTGGCCACCATCGACACCAGCCGCGTCAAGGACCAGGAGGCGCGCGCCCTCGTCGTCGCCTACCAGACCGAGGCCGCCGACGCCCTGGACCGCTACTTCCACGACGGCGGCGCGATCAGCCCCCGCGCCACCGAGCACCAGGTCAAGGCCCTCATCCACCAGGCCCAGATGCAGATGGAGCTGTGCCAGGCCGCCAAGGGGCTGATCGACGCCGACCACCTGCAGGCCAAGGCCCGGATCATCCTGGCCCGAGGCATGGGTGAGGCCCCGCAGATCGACCCGCAGTCAAGGCCCTTGTACACGCAGGACTTCCTGCGCTCCAAGAACCTGTCGCGCAGCAAGCTGCGCAGCGTCGTTGGGAACTTCGGCAAGGCCGTCAAGGCCGCCTACGTCGCGGAGAACGGCGTCGAGCCCAACGACTACATGCTGGAGGTCGGCAACGGCCAGGTCCGTCCGGCCAAGGCGTACACGGAGGCCGACCGCCCGCTGATGGAGCGCGTGTGGACCGAGAAGTTCGCCGCGAAGCTCGGGGGTGCCCGATGA
- a CDS encoding helix-turn-helix domain-containing protein: MSDKRKLDIGDLQASACRIIRETLDARGLSGRWLAEHADIGVTRCAAMLRLERVMTVDELDRICAALGFLTWQFVQEAQTRVPSDPGA; encoded by the coding sequence ATGAGCGACAAGCGAAAACTCGACATCGGAGACCTACAGGCTTCGGCGTGTCGCATCATCCGCGAAACTCTGGACGCTCGAGGGCTGTCGGGGCGCTGGCTAGCTGAGCACGCAGATATCGGAGTGACGCGCTGCGCCGCCATGCTGCGACTAGAGCGCGTCATGACTGTGGACGAGCTAGATCGCATCTGCGCGGCCCTCGGATTTTTGACATGGCAGTTCGTCCAGGAGGCCCAGACGCGCGTGCCGTCCGACCCTGGTGCGTAA